Proteins co-encoded in one Streptomyces sp. SLBN-31 genomic window:
- a CDS encoding NAD(P)/FAD-dependent oxidoreductase, which yields MLEPAYQADVVIVGAGVAGLSAAHRLTSAGVTTAVLEAAPCAGGRMSTEKVDGFRLDRIGQLLSTAYPELRLTPGLDALVLRPFAPGVLLHSDGRHHRAGAVASAGGARGALHAVRALASAPRTTGTPRASAPLGTAVDQARLGAALTRLAAMPVERLLSRPELPARQALAARGVPVRTVDGFLRPLLAALLCDPELTTSSRCADLALRSFAAGRLCVPEGGAEMLPELLRRALPPGTVHTGVRVTSVSTNAVTTAEHGEIRCRAVLLATDARAAADLLPGLRVPDFHRLTVVHHSADEAPATGASLLLDADRGGPVAHTAVVSAVDPSRAPAGRALISSTILGPPPADLDTAVRMHLSRLYGTSTRRWETLAVHHTAEAVPAMRPPHDLRRPVRLLAGLYVCGDHRDTSTVQGALHSAHRATTAILTDLGAATPMHRSDPLPTTQAA from the coding sequence GTGCTTGAGCCCGCGTACCAGGCTGACGTCGTGATCGTGGGGGCCGGGGTGGCCGGCCTCTCCGCGGCGCATCGGCTGACCAGCGCAGGAGTGACGACCGCGGTCCTGGAGGCCGCCCCGTGTGCGGGGGGCCGGATGTCGACCGAGAAGGTCGACGGATTCCGGCTCGACCGCATCGGGCAACTGCTGTCGACGGCGTATCCGGAACTACGGCTGACCCCCGGCCTCGACGCCCTCGTGCTGCGCCCGTTCGCGCCGGGCGTCCTGCTGCACAGCGACGGGCGGCACCACCGCGCCGGGGCGGTGGCGAGCGCGGGGGGCGCACGGGGCGCACTTCATGCCGTACGCGCCCTGGCGAGCGCCCCTCGCACTACGGGCACGCCACGGGCGAGCGCCCCGCTGGGCACCGCCGTCGACCAGGCCCGGCTCGGCGCGGCGCTCACCCGGCTCGCGGCCATGCCGGTGGAACGGCTGCTGTCCCGGCCCGAGTTGCCCGCCCGCCAGGCCCTGGCCGCGCGCGGTGTGCCCGTCCGTACCGTGGACGGCTTCCTGCGTCCGCTGCTCGCGGCCCTGCTGTGCGACCCGGAGCTGACGACGTCCAGCCGGTGCGCGGATCTCGCGCTGCGCTCGTTCGCGGCCGGGCGGCTGTGCGTGCCCGAGGGCGGCGCCGAGATGCTGCCGGAGCTGCTGCGCCGGGCGCTGCCGCCGGGCACCGTGCACACCGGGGTCCGGGTGACCTCGGTCTCCACCAACGCGGTGACCACCGCCGAGCACGGCGAGATCCGCTGCCGGGCGGTGCTGCTGGCGACGGACGCGCGGGCCGCCGCCGACCTGCTGCCGGGCCTGCGCGTCCCGGACTTCCACCGGCTGACGGTGGTCCACCACTCGGCGGACGAGGCGCCGGCGACGGGCGCCTCGCTGCTGCTGGACGCCGACCGCGGCGGACCGGTCGCGCACACTGCGGTGGTCAGCGCGGTGGACCCGAGCCGGGCCCCGGCGGGCCGGGCCCTGATCTCCTCCACGATCCTGGGGCCGCCCCCGGCCGACCTCGACACCGCCGTCCGTATGCACCTGTCGCGGCTCTACGGCACCTCGACCCGCCGCTGGGAGACCCTCGCCGTCCACCACACCGCCGAGGCCGTCCCGGCCATGCGCCCGCCGCACGACCTGCGCCGCCCGGTGCGCCTGCTGGCCGGCCTGTACGTGTGCGGCGACCACCGGGACACCAGCACCGTCCAGGGAGCCCTGCACTCGGCCCACCGGGCGACGACGGCGATCCTGACGGACCTGGGAGCGGCGACCCCGATGCACAGGTCCGACCCCCTCCCGACAACCCAGGCCGCGTAG
- a CDS encoding regulator, whose amino-acid sequence MTERPAQRTPNRQLAALIAEAGFSNAGLARRVDQLGLEHGLDLRYDKTSVTRWLRGQQPRGTTPALIAEVFTRRLGRRLTAQDLGLDACAPVYAGLEFASTPEEAVDIVSGLWRKDSGSHAELRKIAFTPAGLVVPSRDWLIGRADDRVARGEPAPPASGVARTGAVAKIPVQGRPGVPRQRGQGERGPGQRVTGGDIAALRSVGELFRTLDNMYGGGHARQALVRYLEHECEPMLRGAYGEQTGRKLFAAAADLTRLAGWTSYDIAAHGLAQRYFVQSLRLAQAAGDRAYGAYVLVTMSRQAVYLGHGREAVQLARVAQQGVGTNAPPVVQALLHAAEARGHGVLGEVRNCTASLVRAERAMEAARAGDEVPPWARFFDEAQLADEFGHAHRDLQQFRAAAQHAERSLQLRAPAYARSRLFCRVVLASARLGLGELDQACALGAEAAGAAAEMRSVRATEYVRDFERRLEPYKDSAPVRGYRDKVAALG is encoded by the coding sequence ATGACGGAACGACCCGCGCAGCGCACTCCCAACCGACAGCTCGCCGCGCTCATCGCAGAAGCGGGGTTCTCCAACGCGGGGCTCGCCCGACGCGTGGACCAGCTCGGTCTCGAACACGGGCTTGACCTGAGATACGACAAGACGTCCGTGACCAGGTGGCTGCGCGGACAGCAGCCCCGCGGCACCACCCCCGCCCTCATCGCCGAGGTCTTCACCCGGCGACTGGGGCGCCGGCTCACCGCCCAGGACCTCGGACTCGACGCCTGTGCGCCGGTGTACGCCGGGCTCGAGTTCGCCTCGACCCCCGAGGAGGCCGTCGACATCGTCAGCGGCCTGTGGCGCAAGGACTCCGGCTCGCACGCCGAACTGCGCAAGATCGCGTTCACGCCGGCCGGGCTGGTGGTGCCCAGCCGGGACTGGCTGATCGGCCGGGCCGACGACCGCGTCGCCCGCGGTGAGCCGGCGCCCCCCGCGTCCGGCGTGGCGCGGACCGGGGCCGTCGCCAAGATCCCGGTGCAGGGCCGCCCTGGCGTCCCGCGCCAGCGCGGGCAGGGCGAGCGCGGGCCCGGCCAGCGGGTCACCGGCGGCGACATCGCCGCGCTGCGCTCGGTGGGCGAGCTGTTCCGCACCCTCGACAACATGTACGGCGGCGGGCACGCCCGCCAGGCCCTCGTGCGCTACCTGGAGCACGAGTGCGAGCCGATGCTGCGCGGCGCATACGGCGAGCAGACCGGCCGCAAGCTGTTCGCGGCCGCCGCCGACCTGACCCGGCTCGCCGGCTGGACCTCGTACGACATCGCCGCGCACGGGCTGGCCCAGCGGTACTTCGTGCAGTCGCTGCGGCTCGCGCAGGCGGCGGGGGACCGGGCGTACGGGGCGTACGTGCTGGTCACGATGAGCCGGCAGGCCGTCTACCTCGGGCACGGGCGCGAGGCCGTGCAACTGGCGCGGGTGGCCCAGCAGGGCGTGGGCACCAACGCCCCGCCGGTCGTGCAGGCGCTGCTGCACGCGGCCGAGGCGCGCGGGCACGGCGTGCTCGGCGAGGTGCGCAACTGCACGGCCTCCCTGGTACGGGCCGAGCGCGCGATGGAGGCGGCGCGAGCGGGAGACGAAGTGCCGCCCTGGGCGCGGTTCTTCGACGAGGCGCAGCTCGCCGACGAGTTCGGGCACGCGCACCGGGACCTGCAGCAGTTCCGGGCGGCGGCGCAGCACGCCGAACGCTCGCTGCAGCTGCGGGCGCCGGCGTACGCCCGCAGCCGGCTGTTCTGCCGTGTGGTGCTGGCCTCCGCCCGGCTGGGCCTGGGGGAGCTGGACCAGGCCTGCGCGCTGGGGGCGGAGGCGGCGGGCGCGGCGGCGGAGATGCGGTCGGTGCGGGCGACGGAGTACGTGCGGGACTTCGAGCGCAGGCTGGAGCCGTACAAGGACTCGGCGCCGGTGCGGGGGTATCGCGACAAGGTCGCTGCGCTGGGCTGA
- the lipB gene encoding lipoyl(octanoyl) transferase LipB → MSELRFVRMGFGTEAVDYQVAWDEQRRVHAARFADEVPDTVILLEHPPVYTAGRRTADNERPLDGTPVIDVDRGGKITWHGPGQLVGYPIQKLPRPVDVVAHVRRLEEALIRTCAEFGVRTTRVEGRSGVWVLGDPVEQRPALGGLSLDFDPRLTDEEFDPRLNGPEYAPSNAGQRREDRKIAAIGIRVAKGVTMHGFALNVNPDNKWFDRIIPCGIRDAGVASLADELGRDVTIAEVLPVVERHLKDVLENAELKPRLIEKTPA, encoded by the coding sequence GTGAGTGAGCTGCGGTTCGTCCGCATGGGGTTCGGTACCGAGGCCGTGGACTACCAGGTGGCGTGGGACGAACAGCGCCGGGTGCACGCGGCGCGGTTCGCGGACGAGGTCCCCGACACCGTGATCCTGCTGGAGCACCCGCCGGTCTACACGGCGGGCCGGCGTACGGCGGACAACGAGCGGCCCCTCGACGGCACCCCCGTCATCGACGTAGACCGCGGCGGCAAGATCACCTGGCACGGACCCGGCCAGCTGGTCGGCTACCCCATCCAGAAGCTGCCGCGCCCGGTGGACGTCGTGGCGCATGTACGACGCCTGGAAGAGGCACTGATCCGCACCTGCGCCGAGTTCGGCGTGCGGACCACGCGGGTCGAGGGCCGCAGCGGGGTGTGGGTGCTCGGCGACCCCGTCGAGCAGCGGCCGGCGCTCGGCGGGCTGTCCCTCGACTTCGACCCCCGCCTGACCGACGAGGAGTTCGACCCGCGCCTGAACGGCCCCGAGTACGCCCCGTCCAACGCCGGGCAGCGCCGCGAGGACCGCAAGATCGCCGCGATCGGCATCCGGGTGGCCAAGGGCGTCACGATGCACGGCTTCGCGCTGAACGTGAACCCCGACAACAAGTGGTTCGACCGGATCATCCCGTGCGGCATCCGCGACGCGGGCGTCGCCTCGCTGGCGGACGAACTGGGCCGGGACGTCACCATCGCCGAGGTACTGCCCGTGGTGGAGCGGCACCTGAAGGACGTACTGGAGAACGCGGAGCTCAAGCCGCGCCTCATCGAGAAGACGCCCGCATAA
- the lipA gene encoding lipoyl synthase produces MSAVAPDGRKMLRLEVRNSQTPIERKPEWIKTRAKMGPEYTKMQNLVKSEGLHTVCQEAGCPNIYECWEDREATFLIGGDQCTRRCDFCQIDTGKPEALDRDEPRRVGESVVTMDLNYATITGVARDDLEDGGAWLYAETVRQIHAQTANREGGHTKVELLAPDFNAVPEQLAEVFSARPEVFAHNVETVPRIFKRIRPGFRYERSLKVITEARDFGLVTKSNLILGMGETREEVSDALRQLHDAGCELVTITQYLRPSVRHHPVERWVKPQEFVELKEEAEQIGFSGVMSGPLVRSSYRAGRLYRMAVEKRGAYIASQAV; encoded by the coding sequence GTGTCCGCAGTCGCACCCGACGGACGCAAGATGCTGCGCCTGGAGGTCCGCAACAGCCAGACCCCCATCGAGCGCAAGCCCGAGTGGATCAAGACCCGGGCGAAAATGGGCCCCGAGTACACGAAGATGCAGAACCTCGTGAAGAGCGAAGGCCTGCACACGGTCTGCCAGGAAGCCGGCTGCCCCAACATCTACGAGTGCTGGGAGGACCGCGAGGCGACCTTCCTCATCGGCGGCGACCAGTGCACCCGGCGCTGCGACTTCTGCCAGATCGACACCGGCAAGCCCGAGGCCCTCGACCGCGACGAGCCGCGCCGCGTCGGCGAGTCCGTGGTCACCATGGACCTGAACTACGCCACCATCACCGGCGTCGCCCGCGACGACTTGGAGGACGGCGGCGCCTGGCTGTACGCGGAGACGGTCCGTCAGATCCACGCGCAGACCGCGAACCGCGAGGGCGGGCACACCAAGGTCGAGCTGCTCGCCCCCGACTTCAACGCGGTCCCCGAGCAGCTGGCCGAGGTCTTCTCCGCCCGCCCCGAGGTCTTCGCGCACAACGTCGAGACCGTGCCGCGGATCTTCAAGCGCATCCGCCCCGGCTTCCGCTACGAGCGCTCGCTGAAGGTCATCACCGAGGCCCGCGACTTCGGCCTGGTCACCAAGTCGAACCTCATCCTCGGCATGGGCGAGACCCGCGAAGAGGTCAGCGACGCGCTGCGGCAGCTGCACGACGCCGGCTGCGAGCTGGTCACCATCACGCAGTACCTGCGGCCGTCGGTGCGCCACCACCCCGTGGAACGCTGGGTCAAGCCGCAGGAGTTCGTGGAGCTGAAGGAGGAGGCCGAGCAGATCGGCTTCTCCGGTGTGATGTCCGGCCCGCTGGTCCGGTCCTCCTACCGCGCCGGGCGGCTCTACCGGATGGCCGTCGAGAAGCGTGGCGCCTACATCGCCTCGCAGGCGGTGTGA
- a CDS encoding DUF4191 domain-containing protein gives MARKDTAADAANSGRLKQIALTYKMTRKADKKIGLVLAAVGISILGVFLAIGFLIGHPIYLGILGLFLALLTMAIVFGRRAERAAFGQMEGQPGAAAAVLDNIGRGWTTTPAVAMNRSQDVVHRAVGKAGIVLVAEGNPNRVKTLLAAEKRKMNRIVADVPVHDLIVGTGEGQVELKKLRTAMLKLPRVLTGPQVTATNDRLRAMGDLMSNMPLPKGPMPKGMKLPKGGPKAR, from the coding sequence ATGGCGAGGAAGGACACGGCAGCAGACGCTGCGAACTCCGGGCGACTGAAGCAGATCGCCCTGACCTACAAGATGACCCGCAAGGCCGACAAGAAGATCGGTCTTGTACTCGCGGCTGTCGGCATCAGCATCCTCGGTGTCTTCCTCGCGATCGGTTTCTTGATCGGTCACCCCATCTATCTCGGCATCCTGGGTCTGTTCCTCGCCCTCCTCACGATGGCCATCGTGTTCGGGCGACGGGCCGAGCGTGCCGCCTTCGGGCAGATGGAGGGCCAGCCGGGCGCCGCAGCGGCCGTGCTGGACAACATCGGCCGGGGCTGGACGACGACTCCGGCGGTGGCGATGAACCGCAGCCAGGACGTCGTGCACCGGGCCGTCGGCAAGGCCGGCATCGTCCTGGTCGCCGAGGGCAACCCGAACCGGGTCAAGACCCTGCTGGCCGCCGAGAAGCGGAAGATGAACCGCATCGTCGCGGACGTGCCGGTGCACGATCTCATCGTCGGCACGGGCGAGGGCCAGGTCGAGCTGAAGAAGCTGCGCACGGCCATGCTGAAGCTGCCGCGCGTGCTGACCGGCCCGCAGGTGACGGCCACCAACGACCGGCTGCGCGCGATGGGCGACCTGATGAGCAACATGCCGCTGCCGAAGGGACCGATGCCGAAGGGCATGAAGCTGCCG